The sequence ATATGGGGGGCCTTTTAAGATGGCTAACTGTAATTAAGTACATCAGAGAAGAAAGGTGCATTTTTGGAGATGTTTTTCTTGGAGAATGAAGGTATAAGTATCCAATGGCTCAACCTAACAATAAACTTCCTCCTAGTTTTCCTTGTAATAATAATTATCTTCTCCCTAGTAAAAAAGAGTTACAATAAAAAGAACACCTAAAAAAAGACAACCTATAACAGGTTGCCTTTTTTTATATTATTGAATGAGAATTTCGTTATCATCATTCGCTTTTTTAAATATAGCAACAATTCCTTCTATAAATGATACTATGGAAGGAATACCAGTCCAGCAAAATACTATGTAAAGAACGCCTTGACCGTTTTTTCCTGCTAAAAATTTATGTGCGCCGAATGTTCCAAGTAAAAGAGCTAAAGCGACATAAACCCATTTATTAACTAGTTTTCCTTCGTTTTGTCCTGAAAACCGAATTTCTGTGATGACGGTTTGAGTTTGCTCTTGTTTTTGTTCTTGAGCCTGCTC comes from Listeria monocytogenes and encodes:
- a CDS encoding TM2 domain-containing protein; the protein is MAKVIKIENDSAIVLKDNGETIDVLLDCFTFSPDTGDEVEVYKHGEELIVNKKVEKTSENPNINIVNNTSQNQEQAQEQKQEQTQTVITEIRFSGQNEGKLVNKWVYVALALLLGTFGAHKFLAGKNGQGVLYIVFCWTGIPSIVSFIEGIVAIFKKANDDNEILIQ